The Streptococcus sp. 29896 genome includes a region encoding these proteins:
- a CDS encoding ABC transporter permease — translation MSKENKKQTNTASTPPGGFRVISREFLKDKVALGSLIILVTVLLTVFIGALFLNQEEVMKVNLMGRYLPPGMDGHILGTDEGGKDIFGQLIIGARNSIIIGFSITIITSIIGVSVGIISGYYGGRLDGFLMRVVDFIMILPTLMMIIVFVTVIKNYTIFHFVAIMSVFYWTFKARLFRTRTLSESRLDYVSASKTLGTSDLMIMFREILPNLSSLIIVNLTLNFAGNIGIETSLTYLGFGLPSTVPSLGTLISNARNADVLENKTWIWLPAAIFILVMMLCINYIGQAFQRAADAKQRLG, via the coding sequence GTGAGTAAAGAAAATAAAAAACAAACGAATACGGCTTCAACTCCTCCAGGAGGATTCCGTGTCATCTCAAGAGAATTCTTAAAAGATAAGGTTGCCTTGGGATCATTGATTATTCTGGTAACGGTCTTGTTGACGGTTTTCATCGGAGCACTTTTCTTGAATCAAGAAGAAGTGATGAAAGTAAACTTGATGGGACGTTACTTACCACCAGGGATGGATGGTCATATTCTAGGAACAGATGAAGGTGGTAAAGACATCTTTGGGCAATTGATTATTGGTGCTCGAAACTCAATCATTATCGGTTTCTCTATTACCATCATCACAAGTATAATCGGTGTGTCAGTAGGTATTATTTCCGGTTATTACGGTGGCCGCTTGGATGGTTTCTTGATGCGTGTTGTTGACTTTATCATGATTTTGCCAACCTTAATGATGATTATTGTTTTTGTAACAGTTATTAAAAACTATACAATTTTCCATTTTGTGGCAATCATGAGTGTGTTCTACTGGACCTTTAAGGCGCGTTTGTTCCGGACAAGGACTCTATCAGAATCACGTTTAGATTATGTGAGCGCATCGAAAACACTTGGAACGAGCGATTTAATGATTATGTTCAGAGAGATTTTACCAAACCTCAGTTCATTGATTATTGTAAACTTAACCTTGAACTTTGCAGGAAACATTGGTATTGAAACATCACTTACCTACCTTGGTTTCGGTCTTCCATCGACTGTTCCAAGTTTGGGAACACTAATTTCAAATGCTCGAAATGCGGATGTCTTGGAAAACAAGACATGGATTTGGTTGCCAGCAGCAATTTTTATCCTTGTCATGATGTTATGTATTAACTACATTGGTCAAGCTTTCCAAAGAGCTGCAGATGCAAAACAACGTCTAGGATAA
- the opp4B gene encoding oligopeptide ABC transporter permease has protein sequence MWKTILRRLLLMIPQIIILSIIAFAFAKLMPGDPFTGMIDPSIDPAIIEQKRIAAGYYDPIHIQYFRWVGNLLQGDFGQSFVFKQPVLNIIMERMNNTIWLSLLTMVLTYAIALPLGMIAGRYQNSLADRIIVVYNFLTFSTPIFIFAILLLWMFGFGLGWFPTRGSVGSGVDGIALIFSRLHHMILPALTMAILSTTGTIQYLRTGVIDAKGQDYVRTARAKGVPEKVVYNRHIFRNSILPIASFLGYELTGLISGAVFVESIYTYPGMGQLFITSLSGRDYSVILALILIFGFATLLGTLLSDIIMSIVDPRIRVK, from the coding sequence ATGTGGAAAACTATTTTACGTCGTCTGCTACTGATGATTCCTCAAATTATCATTCTTAGTATTATCGCCTTTGCTTTTGCTAAGTTGATGCCAGGGGATCCCTTCACTGGTATGATCGACCCATCTATTGACCCAGCTATTATTGAACAAAAACGTATTGCAGCAGGTTACTATGATCCAATTCATATTCAATATTTCCGTTGGGTTGGTAATCTTTTGCAAGGGGACTTCGGTCAAAGTTTTGTCTTTAAGCAGCCTGTTTTGAACATTATCATGGAACGGATGAACAACACAATTTGGTTGTCTCTGCTAACCATGGTTCTGACCTATGCCATTGCCCTGCCTTTGGGGATGATTGCGGGACGTTATCAAAACTCTCTTGCTGATCGTATCATTGTTGTTTATAACTTCTTGACCTTCTCAACTCCAATCTTCATCTTTGCTATTCTCTTGCTCTGGATGTTTGGTTTTGGATTGGGTTGGTTCCCAACTCGTGGTTCCGTTGGATCTGGTGTTGACGGAATTGCGCTGATTTTCAGTCGCCTGCACCATATGATTCTTCCGGCCTTAACCATGGCCATCTTGTCAACTACCGGTACCATTCAGTACCTTCGTACGGGAGTGATTGACGCCAAGGGTCAAGACTATGTACGTACTGCTCGTGCAAAAGGTGTTCCAGAAAAAGTGGTTTACAACCGCCATATTTTCCGTAACTCTATCTTACCGATCGCCTCTTTCTTGGGTTATGAATTGACAGGTTTGATCAGTGGAGCAGTCTTTGTAGAATCAATTTATACCTATCCAGGTATGGGACAACTCTTTATCACATCACTTTCTGGTCGTGACTATAGTGTTATCTTGGCCTTGATTTTGATTTTTGGTTTTGCAACACTCTTGGGTACGCTACTTTCAGATATTATTATGAGCATAGTTGACCCACGGATTCGTGTGAAGTAA
- a CDS encoding ATP-binding cassette domain-containing protein: protein MGFIEVKDLKVHYPIRSGFFNRVTDHVYAVDGVNIEFEEGKTYGLVGESGSGKSTIGKAIIGLERATSGQIFYEGQNVTNKSRSKKGNFNRDVQMIFQDSLSSFNPKKRILDIIAEPIRNFDRMSPDEEKKRVLELLDIIGLNEEALIKYPHEFSGGQRQRIGVARALASNPRLIIADEPVSALDLSVQAQVLNYMKRIQEEYKLSYLFISHDLGVVQHMCDELFIMYRGRFVESGNKKDIYTNPQHIYTKRLLSAIPVIDPVNRVKNKEKRLAAEKEYQDKQAFYYDENGRVFDLQDISPSHSVALPKEGGN from the coding sequence ATGGGATTTATTGAAGTCAAAGATTTAAAAGTTCATTACCCAATTCGTAGTGGCTTCTTTAACCGTGTCACAGATCATGTTTACGCTGTGGATGGTGTCAATATCGAATTTGAAGAAGGTAAGACCTATGGACTTGTTGGTGAATCAGGTTCTGGCAAATCAACAATAGGTAAGGCCATCATTGGTTTGGAACGTGCTACTTCAGGTCAGATCTTTTATGAAGGTCAAAATGTGACCAACAAATCACGCAGTAAAAAAGGAAACTTTAACCGTGATGTGCAAATGATCTTCCAGGATTCATTGTCAAGTTTTAACCCTAAGAAGCGGATTTTAGACATTATTGCTGAGCCAATCCGCAACTTTGACCGCATGTCTCCAGATGAGGAGAAGAAGCGCGTGCTTGAATTGCTGGATATCATCGGCTTGAACGAAGAAGCCTTGATTAAGTATCCACATGAGTTCTCAGGTGGTCAACGTCAACGTATCGGAGTTGCTCGTGCGCTTGCAAGTAACCCACGTTTGATCATTGCTGACGAACCAGTTTCAGCTTTGGACTTATCCGTTCAGGCCCAAGTTTTGAACTACATGAAACGCATTCAAGAAGAATACAAATTGAGTTATCTCTTTATTTCGCATGACCTTGGTGTTGTTCAACACATGTGTGATGAATTATTCATTATGTATCGTGGTCGTTTTGTGGAAAGTGGTAATAAAAAAGATATCTATACCAATCCGCAACACATCTATACCAAGCGTCTACTATCTGCGATTCCTGTCATTGACCCTGTTAACCGCGTGAAAAACAAAGAGAAGCGTTTGGCGGCGGAAAAAGAATACCAGGATAAACAGGCGTTCTACTATGACGAAAATGGTCGTGTATTCGATTTACAAGATATCTCGCCATCACATAGCGTAGCCTTGCCAAAGGAAGGAGGTAACTAA
- a CDS encoding ABC transporter ATP-binding protein encodes MSKEKPLLEIKDLHVGFRIGDEFFDAVDGVSMELQKNEILAIVGESGCGKSTLATTIMGLHNPLNTKIDGSIQYDNKELVGLSEDKYNTIRGNDIGMIFQDPLASLNPLMTIGAQIDEALVYHTNLTADERTERVLELLAQVGIPNPKRTFKQYPHELSGGMRQRIIIAIALSCKPPIIIADEPTTALDVTIQAQILDLLNDIQAETNSGIILITHDLGVVAETADRVAVMYGGQFVEVAPVEELFTNPKHPYTRSLLKSNPQSEGEGGDLHVIEGIVPPITKMIRNGCRFAPRIPWIEAAAHEDNPTMHEIAPNHFVRCTCHETFYFEEEA; translated from the coding sequence GTGAGTAAGGAAAAACCGCTTTTAGAAATTAAAGATTTGCACGTCGGATTCCGAATTGGCGACGAGTTTTTTGATGCCGTTGATGGCGTATCGATGGAGTTGCAAAAAAATGAGATTTTGGCTATCGTAGGTGAATCTGGATGTGGTAAGTCAACCTTGGCAACGACCATCATGGGCTTGCACAATCCATTGAATACAAAAATTGATGGTAGTATCCAGTACGATAACAAAGAATTGGTTGGATTGTCAGAAGATAAATACAACACTATTCGTGGAAATGACATTGGTATGATTTTCCAAGATCCATTGGCATCTCTCAATCCTTTGATGACCATTGGTGCACAAATTGATGAAGCTTTGGTCTATCATACAAACTTGACAGCTGACGAGCGTACGGAACGTGTCTTGGAACTGCTGGCACAAGTAGGTATTCCAAACCCAAAACGTACCTTCAAACAATATCCACATGAATTGTCAGGTGGTATGCGTCAGCGTATCATCATTGCGATTGCTCTTTCATGTAAACCACCAATTATCATCGCTGATGAACCAACAACAGCCTTGGATGTAACCATTCAAGCACAGATTTTGGACCTTTTGAACGACATTCAAGCAGAAACCAATTCAGGGATTATTCTCATTACGCATGACCTTGGTGTCGTTGCTGAGACTGCAGACCGTGTAGCTGTTATGTATGGTGGACAATTTGTAGAGGTTGCACCTGTTGAAGAGCTCTTTACAAATCCTAAACACCCTTATACTCGTTCTCTATTGAAATCAAACCCACAATCAGAAGGGGAAGGTGGAGATCTTCATGTTATCGAAGGGATTGTTCCGCCAATTACCAAGATGATTCGAAATGGCTGTCGCTTTGCCCCACGTATTCCTTGGATTGAAGCAGCAGCTCATGAAGACAATCCAACCATGCACGAAATTGCACCAAACCATTTCGTCCGTTGTACCTGTCACGAAACATTCTACTTTGAAGAGGAGGCTTAA
- a CDS encoding oligopeptide ABC transporter substrate-binding protein, whose translation MKKSSKLLALAGVSILSASVLAACGSSSSSKTATQNTTFPTEVSNEGTAIKGGQLNYAVVAASPSTGLLIDELTDNNVDSTFGGMVDVPIFSYDGNRKLDDSGLAKPEFDTENKTVTVTLTGKDYKWSDGEAFTIDDYIFTIKALADKGYTGVRFDDTYTNIVGMDEYREGTATDISGIKKVDDYTVVLTMKKMTPSMMYAGGAVPAHIAPEHIYKDIPVADWEKSEYSRTAKHVGMGPFTIKEMVSGESVTFAANPNYYKGQPKVDTVKMDIVSPDTIVSEMKAGNYDIADMPSDQLDSYKDFSNITLTGAIGSNYEYIGFNLGKYDTEAETNVMNENAKMNDVKLRQAMGYALDTKTAGESLYNGLYKPAKSLIISFFGDIHDSELAGYTYDPEKANKLLDEAGYKDVDGDGIREGKDGKEFKITFAARKRTEANETLVQQYLAWWKEVGLNVELYTGRTIETNSFYDMLQASDQNIDVYAGGWSTGYDPDPSGLYGPDAMFNFSHFVSDENTELLKAISSEASFDEATNLKNYKAWQTYAFEQAFVIPTFESEVLTAVNKRVKYYDRLYGSASKAGWEQIELVADKGVVAE comes from the coding sequence ATGAAAAAGTCAAGTAAACTTCTTGCCTTAGCTGGTGTGTCGATTTTGTCAGCTTCTGTCCTTGCAGCATGTGGTTCGAGCTCAAGTTCAAAAACAGCTACACAAAATACAACTTTCCCAACTGAAGTATCCAACGAAGGTACTGCAATTAAAGGCGGACAATTGAACTATGCGGTTGTTGCTGCATCTCCATCTACTGGTTTGTTGATTGATGAGTTGACGGATAACAATGTAGACTCTACTTTCGGTGGCATGGTTGATGTACCGATCTTCAGCTATGATGGAAACCGTAAATTGGACGATTCAGGTCTTGCAAAACCAGAATTTGACACTGAGAACAAGACTGTAACGGTAACCTTGACTGGTAAAGACTACAAGTGGTCAGATGGTGAAGCCTTCACTATCGATGACTACATCTTCACTATCAAGGCTTTAGCTGACAAGGGCTATACTGGTGTACGTTTTGATGATACATATACAAACATCGTTGGTATGGATGAGTATCGTGAAGGTACTGCAACGGACATCTCTGGTATCAAAAAAGTGGATGACTACACTGTTGTCTTGACAATGAAGAAAATGACGCCTTCTATGATGTATGCAGGTGGTGCTGTGCCAGCTCACATTGCACCTGAACACATCTATAAAGATATTCCAGTTGCAGATTGGGAAAAGAGCGAGTACTCTCGTACAGCTAAGCACGTAGGTATGGGTCCATTCACGATCAAAGAAATGGTAAGTGGTGAGTCCGTAACCTTTGCAGCAAACCCTAACTACTACAAAGGTCAACCAAAAGTTGACACTGTGAAGATGGATATCGTTTCTCCAGATACAATCGTATCCGAAATGAAAGCCGGTAACTACGATATCGCAGACATGCCAAGTGATCAATTGGATTCTTACAAAGACTTCTCAAACATCACCTTGACAGGTGCGATTGGTTCTAACTACGAGTACATTGGTTTCAACCTAGGTAAATACGATACTGAAGCTGAAACAAACGTTATGAACGAAAATGCCAAGATGAACGATGTAAAACTTCGTCAAGCTATGGGTTACGCTTTGGATACTAAGACTGCAGGTGAGAGTCTCTACAATGGTCTGTATAAACCAGCTAAGTCATTGATTATCTCATTCTTCGGTGATATCCATGATTCAGAATTGGCAGGCTATACTTACGATCCAGAAAAAGCAAATAAATTGCTTGATGAAGCTGGCTATAAAGACGTAGATGGCGATGGTATCCGTGAAGGTAAAGATGGTAAAGAATTCAAGATTACATTTGCTGCTCGTAAACGTACAGAAGCAAATGAAACATTGGTACAACAATACCTTGCTTGGTGGAAAGAAGTTGGCTTGAATGTAGAATTGTACACAGGTCGTACAATTGAGACGAACTCATTCTACGATATGCTTCAAGCTAGCGACCAAAACATTGACGTTTACGCAGGTGGATGGTCAACAGGTTACGATCCAGATCCATCTGGTTTGTATGGTCCAGATGCGATGTTCAACTTCAGCCACTTCGTATCAGATGAAAATACTGAATTATTGAAAGCAATTTCTTCAGAAGCATCATTTGATGAGGCGACTAACCTTAAAAACTATAAAGCATGGCAGACATATGCTTTTGAGCAAGCGTTTGTAATTCCTACATTTGAATCAGAAGTATTGACTGCGGTTAACAAGCGTGTGAAATACTATGACCGTCTCTACGGATCAGCTTCAAAAGCAGGATGGGAGCAAATTGAATTAGTTGCTGATAAAGGTGTCGTTGCAGAATAA
- the pbp3 gene encoding D-alanyl-D-alanine carboxypeptidase PBP3: MIKLLRYIMCFSLFFVAVLPSTVHAEEYQAAADHALAFEVSTGKILYSKDPDTKTKVASVSKLLSIYLFYQAIENGTLSMDTQITISDYPYSLTVDSAVSNVNLDARQYSVQDLLHAVIISSANSATIALAEAVAGSEPAFVDLMKKQLEEWGFSDFTLVNATGLSNSFLGDNIYPGSSTDDENMLSATTVAYIARRLLLDYPQVLDISSQATYLFGGYYYASTNAMLEGGTYARTGVDGLKTGMSDTAGASFVATTMENDMRIVTVLLNATDGVENPDNRFVATNDLMNYVYQYFTLKSLVAQGQAYQSSSVAIFNGQKDSIGAVAASDLHYVLRLKNTEPVTASFTPSASVFAAPIEKGSTVGQLQLTDADFIGNGYIGDQPSITMVAKSTAKEASWPVSWWNHFVRYVNENL; the protein is encoded by the coding sequence ATGATTAAATTACTACGTTATATCATGTGCTTCAGTCTTTTCTTTGTTGCCGTGTTACCATCCACTGTTCATGCTGAAGAATACCAAGCTGCAGCAGATCACGCCCTTGCTTTTGAGGTTTCAACAGGAAAGATCCTCTATTCAAAAGATCCTGATACAAAAACCAAGGTCGCTTCTGTTAGCAAATTGCTATCCATTTATTTGTTTTACCAAGCTATTGAAAACGGGACCTTGTCCATGGATACCCAAATAACCATCTCAGACTATCCTTACTCTCTAACAGTTGATAGCGCCGTTAGCAATGTTAATTTAGATGCACGTCAATACAGTGTTCAGGACCTCTTACACGCTGTGATTATCTCCTCAGCCAATAGCGCTACTATTGCCCTTGCTGAAGCTGTTGCAGGTAGCGAGCCCGCCTTTGTCGACTTAATGAAGAAACAGCTTGAAGAGTGGGGATTTAGCGACTTTACCTTAGTTAACGCAACTGGGCTGAGCAACTCGTTTCTAGGTGACAACATTTATCCAGGTTCTAGCACAGATGATGAAAATATGTTATCAGCAACAACTGTAGCCTATATTGCTCGACGTTTACTCTTGGACTATCCACAAGTTTTAGATATTAGTTCACAAGCAACTTACCTCTTTGGTGGATATTACTATGCTTCGACCAATGCCATGCTTGAAGGAGGCACTTATGCTCGCACTGGCGTAGATGGACTAAAAACTGGCATGTCAGATACAGCTGGGGCAAGTTTCGTTGCCACTACTATGGAAAATGACATGCGTATTGTCACTGTGCTGCTAAACGCAACTGATGGTGTCGAGAATCCGGATAACCGATTTGTCGCCACCAACGACCTAATGAACTATGTATATCAGTACTTTACCTTAAAATCACTTGTCGCTCAAGGCCAGGCTTATCAGTCTAGTTCTGTTGCTATTTTTAACGGACAAAAAGATAGCATCGGAGCTGTCGCAGCTAGTGATTTACACTACGTCTTACGCCTCAAAAACACCGAGCCTGTGACTGCTTCTTTCACTCCTTCTGCTTCTGTCTTTGCTGCCCCAATTGAAAAAGGTAGCACAGTAGGGCAACTACAACTGACAGATGCTGACTTCATCGGCAATGGCTATATCGGTGATCAACCTTCCATCACAATGGTCGCAAAATCAACTGCTAAAGAAGCAAGCTGGCCCGTTTCCTGGTGGAACCATTTTGTCCGCTATGTGAATGAAAATTTATAA
- the sufB gene encoding Fe-S cluster assembly protein SufB, whose amino-acid sequence MSEERIEPTPIDLGEYKFGFHDENVELVASTGKGLNEEVIREMSRIKGEPEWMLEFRLKSYETFKKMPMQTWGADLSELDFDDIVYYQKPSDKPARSWDDVPEKIKETFERIGIPEAERAYLAGASAQYESEVVYHNMKEEYDKHGIIFTDTDTALKEHPELFKKYFGKLVPPSDNKLAALNSAVWSGGTFIYVPKGVKLDIPLQTYFRINNEGTGQFERTLIIVDEGASVHYVEGCTAPTYSTASLHAAIVEIIAHEGAYMRYTTIQNWSDNVYNLVTKRARAEKNATVEWIDGNLGAKTTMKYPAVYLEGEGARGTMLSIAFANKGQVQDTGAKMIHNAPRTSSSIVSKSIARGGGEVNYRGQVTFAKNSAKSISHIECDTIIMDDISKSDTIPFNEIHNSQVALEHEAKVSKISEEQLYYLMSRGLSESEATEMIVMGFVEPFTKELPMEYAVELNRLIAYEMEGSVG is encoded by the coding sequence ATGTCAGAAGAAAGAATTGAACCAACCCCGATTGACCTTGGGGAATACAAATTCGGTTTCCATGACGAGAACGTGGAACTGGTGGCTTCGACTGGGAAGGGTTTGAACGAAGAAGTCATTCGTGAAATGTCCCGTATCAAAGGCGAGCCTGAATGGATGTTGGAATTCCGTTTGAAATCCTATGAAACCTTTAAGAAAATGCCTATGCAGACCTGGGGAGCCGACCTGTCTGAACTGGATTTTGATGATATTGTTTACTATCAAAAACCGTCGGATAAGCCAGCACGGAGCTGGGATGATGTACCGGAAAAAATCAAGGAAACATTTGAACGCATCGGTATTCCAGAAGCCGAGCGTGCTTACCTGGCAGGTGCTTCTGCCCAGTACGAATCAGAAGTGGTCTACCACAACATGAAGGAAGAGTACGACAAGCATGGCATTATCTTTACAGATACCGATACAGCCCTTAAGGAACACCCAGAACTCTTCAAAAAATACTTTGGAAAACTAGTTCCACCGTCAGACAATAAACTAGCCGCCCTCAACTCAGCGGTTTGGTCGGGTGGAACCTTCATCTACGTACCAAAAGGTGTTAAATTAGATATTCCACTCCAGACCTACTTCCGTATCAACAACGAAGGAACAGGGCAGTTCGAACGCACCCTCATCATCGTGGATGAAGGAGCAAGTGTTCACTACGTAGAAGGCTGTACGGCTCCGACTTACTCAACAGCCAGCCTCCACGCTGCTATTGTGGAAATCATTGCCCACGAAGGTGCCTATATGCGTTATACCACCATTCAAAACTGGTCTGACAACGTTTATAACTTGGTAACCAAGCGTGCCCGTGCTGAGAAAAATGCCACAGTTGAGTGGATTGACGGCAACCTTGGTGCTAAGACGACCATGAAATATCCAGCGGTTTACTTGGAAGGCGAAGGAGCTCGTGGAACCATGTTGTCCATTGCCTTTGCCAATAAGGGTCAAGTTCAGGATACCGGTGCTAAGATGATTCACAACGCCCCACGGACCTCGTCGTCTATCGTGTCCAAATCTATTGCCCGTGGTGGTGGAGAGGTCAACTACCGCGGTCAAGTGACCTTTGCTAAAAACTCAGCCAAGTCTATCAGCCACATCGAGTGCGATACCATTATCATGGATGATATTTCCAAGTCAGATACCATTCCATTTAATGAAATCCACAACTCACAAGTGGCCCTCGAACACGAAGCCAAAGTATCAAAAATCTCAGAAGAGCAACTCTACTACCTCATGAGCCGTGGCTTGTCCGAGTCCGAAGCTACAGAGATGATTGTCATGGGCTTTGTCGAACCATTCACAAAAGAACTCCCAATGGAATACGCAGTCGAACTCAACAGACTGATTGCCTATGAGATGGAGGGGTCAGTAGGATAA
- the sufU gene encoding Fe-S cluster assembly sulfur transfer protein SufU, with amino-acid sequence MALSRLDSLYMAVVSEHSKSPRHRGSLDGVEKLELHNPTCGDVIELSVKIEKDVITDIAFDGVGCTISTASASMMTEAVLGKEISQIQELAEIFSQMVQGQEDTRQKDLGDASLLAGIAKFPQRIKCATLPWNAIKKAIERSESAD; translated from the coding sequence ATGGCCCTATCTAGATTAGATTCTCTTTATATGGCAGTTGTGTCTGAACACTCCAAGTCGCCTCGTCACCGCGGGAGCTTGGACGGAGTGGAAAAATTAGAACTCCACAACCCAACCTGCGGCGATGTGATTGAACTATCAGTCAAGATTGAAAAAGATGTGATTACCGATATTGCTTTTGACGGAGTTGGGTGTACCATTTCAACCGCATCGGCGTCCATGATGACCGAGGCTGTCCTTGGAAAAGAAATCAGTCAGATTCAAGAACTGGCAGAAATCTTCTCACAAATGGTCCAAGGCCAAGAAGACACACGCCAGAAGGATCTAGGAGATGCCTCGCTCCTTGCAGGCATTGCCAAATTCCCCCAACGCATCAAGTGTGCTACACTTCCATGGAATGCCATTAAGAAAGCAATCGAACGGAGTGAGAGTGCTGACTGA
- a CDS encoding cysteine desulfurase yields the protein MDLERIRKDFSILDQVVNDEPLVYLDNAATTQKPQQVLDVLADYYQKDNANVHRGVHTLSERATARYEAARQKVADFIQAKSSKEILFTRGTTTGLNWVAQFAKEILLPDQEVIISVQEHHSNIIPWQQACQQTGAKLRYVTLKDGELDMDHLRSLLSSKTQFVSLAHVSNVLGSVAPIGEIAELVHQVGAYLVVDGAQSVPHMAVNVQELDVDFYAFSGHKMLGPTGIGVLYGKEELLNLMSPVEFGGEMIDFVYEQSATWKELPWKFEAGTPNIAGAIGLGAAIDYLTEIGMDAIQAHEAELVDYVFPKLQAIPGLTTYGSQDLSKRTGVIAFNLDDLHPHDVATALDYEGVAVRAGHHCAQPLLRYLQVPATVRASFYIYNTKADCDKLVEAIIKTKEFFNGPI from the coding sequence ATGGATTTGGAACGCATTCGCAAGGATTTTTCAATCCTAGACCAAGTTGTTAACGATGAGCCGCTGGTCTATTTGGACAATGCGGCGACCACTCAAAAACCGCAGCAGGTACTAGATGTGCTGGCGGATTATTACCAGAAGGACAATGCCAATGTCCACCGTGGCGTTCACACCCTGTCGGAACGGGCAACTGCTCGCTACGAGGCAGCTCGGCAGAAGGTGGCAGATTTTATCCAGGCCAAGTCTAGTAAGGAAATTCTCTTTACCAGAGGAACGACCACCGGTCTTAACTGGGTGGCTCAGTTTGCAAAGGAAATTCTCCTGCCAGACCAGGAAGTTATAATCTCAGTTCAAGAGCACCACTCCAATATCATCCCTTGGCAGCAAGCCTGTCAGCAAACAGGTGCTAAGCTCCGCTATGTGACCCTAAAAGACGGCGAGCTGGACATGGACCACCTGCGGTCACTACTATCTTCTAAGACCCAGTTCGTCTCCCTAGCACACGTATCCAATGTTTTAGGAAGTGTGGCTCCTATTGGGGAAATAGCAGAGCTGGTGCATCAAGTCGGGGCCTACTTGGTGGTGGACGGAGCCCAGTCAGTTCCCCACATGGCTGTCAACGTGCAAGAATTAGACGTGGACTTCTATGCTTTTTCAGGTCATAAGATGTTAGGACCGACAGGAATCGGCGTTCTCTACGGCAAGGAAGAATTGCTCAATCTCATGTCGCCTGTTGAATTCGGCGGCGAGATGATTGATTTTGTCTATGAGCAGTCAGCCACTTGGAAGGAATTGCCTTGGAAGTTTGAAGCAGGAACGCCCAACATTGCAGGTGCCATTGGTCTGGGAGCAGCCATTGATTACCTAACGGAAATTGGCATGGACGCTATCCAGGCCCACGAGGCGGAACTGGTTGACTATGTCTTTCCAAAATTGCAGGCTATTCCAGGCTTGACCACTTATGGCAGTCAGGACCTGTCCAAGCGGACGGGAGTTATCGCCTTTAACTTGGATGACTTGCATCCACATGACGTGGCAACTGCTCTGGACTATGAAGGTGTTGCTGTGCGGGCTGGCCACCATTGTGCCCAACCGCTTCTCAGATATTTGCAGGTGCCAGCCACCGTGCGAGCAAGTTTTTACATCTACAATACCAAGGCCGACTGTGATAAGTTGGTTGAGGCAATCATCAAGACAAAGGAGTTTTTCAATGGCCCTATCTAG